Within the Oryctolagus cuniculus chromosome 19, mOryCun1.1, whole genome shotgun sequence genome, the region AAACCCCATGCAGAGGGAGAGCACAGGGGCTGCTTCTGCAGGgcacggggagggggcagggaggacatGTGTGGTCTGGCCTCAGAGTGCCCACTGGGTACCAGCTGCTCCCAGCTACACTGCTGCCCTGGTACCTCTGAGCAGTCTCAGGGCAGGACATGGCAGAGAAGGCGGGTGGAGTGGCCATACGTGTGACACTGATGTGCCCTTGGTCCTCCCACAGGTCGGCCGGCCACAGCCAAAACCCCAGCCAGGTGAGTGCTTGGACTCCTAGGGGTGGGTAGGGTGGGTCCTGGTTTGAGAAACAGGGAGCTAGCAGCCTTGTACAAAGCCCCCAGCGTGATTCACAGCCCATCTCGAGGCCCCAACTCACCAGGTCCGTGTCCTCTCCCTCAGACAACCCGGGCTGTTGACATCCTCAGCCTCCGtcctgctgtctctctgtctcagaaCCTCTTCCCAGATGCAGCGCTCTTCCACTTGTCcctcttctctcttgctctctgcccaaGCTGTCCTTGGCCCACGGTGCACCTCACAGGGGACCCATGCATGCTCTGCCTGTGGTTCCTGAGCCTGTCTTTTGTCTAAAGCACTGgcagtctctgcctccctgtcctctgccagccccacctctcctgtcctcctcacctccacctctcctttttctcctgcCCCTTCATGCCATCACCATATTTTCCCTGCTGGAAGCCCCTCTCCCTGCTGTGTCTTTACAGCTGTCTCCTCCAGCCCTCTTCCGCACAGGAACCAGGCTGAGTCCCTGCCCAGAGAACCTGGTGTCATTCCCCCAGCTTAGCCAACGCAGTGCccacagaggcagagaacagGGGTTGacccttccttcctctgcctcccctttgTCTCCCCACTACCAGCAGCTTCCCCAGAATATCCACCTCCAGTCAGCACTGGGGGACCTCTGCCAGGCCACCCCACACACTGCCTCGattcctcctccaggcagcctcctTCTGAAAGCCCCAAACCATAGCATTCACCCTGAGGCCAGGCCACGTTGCAGGATGCCTGCAAGGACAGCCAGGCCCTGTATGTGTCTCACCTCTGCTCTGCCCAGACTACCTATTCCCACTCTCACTCCCATACAGGGAACACTTACAACACACTGAGGAGACATACGAGAATACTGGGAATAAAGGTAAGTCCTCACCCCGGCCTGCCTTAGTGTCTGCCCTcagcccttccttcctccccaaaCACCTCCCTACATGGGTGCCCCTCGCAACACTGTCCCCATTACTCTTCCTCACCAACCCTCCCATGTGATCCTGACCTAGCAGGAAGGTGCTCGGTGCTTCCGGAGTCCTTTGAGTGCTAGGGCCCTGCCCATCTCTCCACCCTGGCTGTCACACCACACCATCTCCAcataccttttttcttttctaggatAGCAATACAGACCACTTCTGTTCCTCTAAATAAGCAGCTCAGAATTGAGTCTGAAGGAATTCAAGGGAAGCTTGGAGAAGGTGGGGCAAAGAACACTGAGGGCCTGTGGTGTGGACAGAGCATCCATTGAATCTCATTGAATCACTGCATTAAGAAAGggacggggccagcattgtgacgttcaaatcccaactgctcaACTTCCCGTcaagctccccgctaatgctcctaggaaagcagaggaagatggcccaagtacctgggctcctgcgcccacatgggagacccagtggaagttcctggctcctggctttggcctggcccaactccagctattgaggccatttagggagtgaaccactggatggaggaacactcgctctgtctctctccccctccctccctccctaccttcctccctccctccctaactcagcctgtcaaataaagaaaagaaaaagaggacagAGCCACTTCTAACCCCCTTCTCCTTTGGTTCTCaccgggatgccagcatcaccccCTTGACTTCTGCTATGGTATCAGTGTGTCCCCTCCAAAGCTCACTGTTCAAATTTAATCTCCACTGTGCTGGTATTAAGATGGGAACTTCTCTCCCTCATGAATAGCTCTGTGCCTTATAAAAGGGCTGGAGGGAACTAGCTTCAGCCCCTTCTTGCTTGTGTGCCCTGTAAGGCACAGCCACAAGGCACCCACTGGGGAACAAAAGACCAGGACCTCATCAGAACCCCAATCACCAGCACCTTGACCTTGAACTTCTAGACCCCAGAACTATGAGAAGTAAATAACTGTTctaactctgacctcagaatcagctcttaaggcattctggtctggctgaaaagcctgtgagaacatttcaggcacggaaagccaagacactgtggcaaaaaaatgttctacatgaaggacctctgtgcatgagaccccagtggaaagaagtggccatcaaaggaggtactttcctctaaagggagcagagaacctccactttgactctggcctcgtctaaacactgacagagtttgtggattcaaaaggcttctatagcctaggcagctcatgtcaagtgccttgggtggtcactgacattgTACATGAGTGTTGTTAaaataacaacaggagtcactgtgcactaactgcccatgcaggacctctgtcctcaatgagttgtattatgaggtAACTGTAAAACTGCTtctcagctttttaaattttgtgtgtgtgtgcaaactgttgaaatatttacttagtgtagagttggtcttctgtgcacaaagttaattgaaaatgaatcttaatgaagcatgagactgggaaggggagaggggagaaggggtgggagggtggtatgtttggaagaatcactatattcctgaagttgtacatatgaaatttgtattccttaaaaataaaatagagtaaaataaaataaatattctttatgaaTTACCCAGTGTCCGGTATTTTGTTACATCACAAGTGAATGGAGACACCCTGTACAGCTCAACCTCCCTGGTAGCACCTCCCTGtcaccttcccagtgggagccTTGGTGAGAGGACCCTAAAGCTCTGTGTTCAAGGCTTAATCCATGGGAAAACCTCTTGACCTGCATCAGGACTGAAAGGTGACCTCCTTAGAGGAAACCACACTTCCAGTGGGGAGGATCAGAGCTGCCACTGATAAAAGAACACAGAGATGACCTGGTAGCCAGCAGGTGTCGGTGGCCACAGAGGAACTGAGGCAAACAACCACCCCTCCTCTCAACTTCCTAGCCCTTGCCCACAAAAATATACGCCCAGGGAACTTGCCCGAACATCTAAGGAGAAAATGACACCACCTTCAACTCAGTCTCTCCCACCAAAAATAAACTCTAATACAGTCACACCCAAGACCCCTCCTCCAGAACTTTCCTTCAGCGACTGCCTCAGACGAGAGCACACAAGTCCCCAGACACTGCTAGCCTTCCCAGCACCCAAGCCTGCCCTGGCTCTAACCCTAGTAACAACCGGCAAGTACGGTGTCAAGTGCTCCCCATGTGTCACCTCACTGCGGCACCATGAGAAAGCCCAGGCAGATGCTGTGCTCACCAGGGGCATGGAAATTAGAACCAGATGGTTCTTCCCCACCTGCTGCTCATTCTCACCCTGCATTTCTTCATTCCACTCCCCAGAAATGTTTACTGAGTTCCTATAGGGTACCGTGCTACAGGCTGggattacagagagagcaagacaagTCTTGTGTTTAAGACAAGGAATGGCAACGAACCATCAGCATTActgttgttaaaaagaaaaaaatcaggacgTTCTGAGAAGGAGCGATGGGGCATCTCTGAGTAGATGCTTTGGAAATAAGGAAGTTAATACTTCAACGTGAGCAGGGAGCCCTTTGGCTCTCTGAGCAGCACCATGGCGGCTGGCAAGAACAAGCACACTGCCAAAGGTGGCAAAAAGGTGGCCAAGAAGAAAGCAGTTAGTCCATTTTCTAAGAAACAGCTGAATGATGAGGAAGTTGGTGCCTCATCCAAGGAAAGAAATACAGGGAAAATACCAGTCACCAGCACTCAAGTAACCTCAGTCCCATGGGATGGCCTGAGGGGTCATGTGCTGGAATGAGTCTTGCCAATTCGCAGAATGATGAAGATGCATTTAGAAAAGtcaaaggccggtgccgcagcacaacaggctactcctccgcctaaCGGCGCTGGCAACTGAGTTCTAGacttggttggggcgccggattctgtcccggttgcccctcttccaggccagttccctgctgtggcctgggagtgcagtggaggatggcccaagtgcttgggccctgcaccccaagggagagcaggagaagcacctggctcctggcttcagatcagcgcggtgtgccagccacagcgcgctggccgcgtcggccattggagggtgaaccaacggcaaaggaagacctttctctctgtctctctgtctctccctctctcactgtccactctgtcaaaaaataaaaaaaataaaaaataaaaaaaaaaaaaaaacagaaaagtcaaGAAATAGCCGGATTAACCTCATGGCACGGATCTCACCTCTGACAACAGGTGTTCCATGGTCAACACACAAGCACATTATGACTGAAACTCACATTCATATCAAGAACATAGGTGGCTTTCTCTCTTCTGTGTTCATTTTACTAAAGCAGAGTGAGAGGTAggtaggtgagagagagagggaaactcaCTAGATACAGAAGAACTCTACACTCGTCACACCTCCAACAGGTCCACCAAATTGGGAAGACGATGTCGACCCGGGAGGTACAAATGtcatgaaagaaattatcaataaaCTGACTGAAGACAACACTGGagaagacccagagaaggcttgCTCCTATATATATCCCATCTACGATGATAATGACACAGCTGCTAAACTTGAACAGGCTCATAGATATAAACTGCCAGTTCAAGAATTTGTGTAGAATTCAGATTTTTGATAGTTACACATAAAAAGTCCTATTTGTCAGGGAATAAAAGACCAGTGAGTTGTCTGGGCAGACTGTGGGGAGACCATTCCAGGTAGGGAAAgccatgtgcaaaggccctgtgttTGAAACAAGAGGAGCAAAGGAGAGTTCTGGGAAACAAGATGAGAACAGTAGGCAGGGCCACAGAAGAATCTGGATTTTATTACACAGGCAGTAGCCACACTTTGTGAGTTCCAAGCAGAACAGTAAATGATGAGATTTACATCATAAAAGCTCCCTTTGCAGCTAGGTAGAGAAGGCTTGTGTTGGGATAGAGATGGTGATGGATGAGGGAGAACAGTATGGAAGCTGCTGCAACAACCCAGCAGCAAGTAGAGTATCTCAGCTTAGGACCCTGCAGTGCAGAGTGGAAGAATCAGGTGGCTTAAAAGGAGGTTTTGGTAACAGCACTGTTCCTGGCCATGGGGAGAGAGGATAAGGATACGCTCAAGGGTGGCCCGGGATTCGGCCCGCATATTTAGGTAAAGGGAGGTGCATTCCCCAAGTTGGAAGATGGAGGAAGGACTGTGTTTTGGGGATGGGGCAAACAGCAGAGGGGCCAATAAAAGACAAGAGTCTGGCTGGGACACCAGAGGGGCCAGGCATGAGGCTGCCTCCTCAGTGCCCAGGAGGATCTGAAAGGAGGGCCAAGGTCTGTGTGCACAGTGCTCCCGAGAGAAACCCAAGTTCTAAGTCCATGGAGAGAGAGATACCCAGGGTTTATGGATCCACAGGCTCACTGTCAAGGGGTCAGTTCTCCCCAGCGGATGCACACATTCAAAGCATCCTGGatcaagggcaggcatttggtgtagtggctaaGATGACGCTTGGGATGTCACAtcccatgtagaagaccctgggttcaagtcctggatccagtTTCcacccagcttctggctaatgcacacagtgggcagcagcaggtgatgactcaaacacGTGAGTGTTGTCCTgcaagtgggaggcccagatggagtcctaggagcctggcttcatcctggcacagccctccctggctgctgAGAGCATTTAGGGGAATGAGGGAGCCAATGGGAACACTCGCTCTCCACTTCCCTACACCCCGcccccttgcctttcaaataattgaataaaaacaTTCTTGATCAAAACACCAGCAGGCTTCTTTGTAGAAACCGAGCTGCTgacattaaaatgataaaagttgTCCAGCCCTGAGAGGGGCCTTTCTCCCCTCTTCTGTGGCTTTGGAGAAAGGAACATGGGAAATACAAGGGTTCATTGAAGCCAGGGTAGAAAACACCAGACTAAACCAGACTAAAACCAGAGCATTTTTTACATACTTTGAGGTAGGGAAGCACTGTTTCATCGCATGCACACGGACTACAGACAAGAGGGGCTGGGGAGCATGACAGTTGAGAACTGTGTTGTATAATTATCAGGCACTTACCGTCAACCTGAGAATCTAATATACTGATAAattctttaagaaacaaaaagagggGCTGAGTAACGTGAAGTGGGAAAGTCTGGGATGGGAAGGCCAGTCGTGAGGGGCAGTGACCGCTCCTGCTGGATCAGTTGGGGTCAGCCAAAAACAGGGTGGGAGTGGCCATGCTGGTCAGCAGTGCTGCGGCTTCAACAGAAACAGTCTTTTGGCTGTCTCCTTGAAGCTGCTCACTTTCCTTATCTCCTCTAATGGACCACACAGGACTGCGCTCCCCACACAGTGTTTTAACTACCAAGTCACATGTTGACAGTTAACGGCTCGATGCTAGGGTAGATTAAGACACTTGACCTAATGAGGGGACCCAGAGGTGGGACCACTACGAGGTCCCTGGAGCTTGCCCTTGGCAGAGTTCTCACCAGAGGGTTGCTTACATAAGCCTAGTCTGGCTAGCTTCTGCTTCCTGGCTAGCTCTCTGTAGGATCCTTCCTGTgcacaccaccaccactgccagccTCCACCAGATGCCAAACTGATGGGACCGCCTGATCCTGAATTGTGAGCTTCCAAACTGTAAGCCTACATGGACCACTTCAAACCTCCTGACAAACTGCCCTCAGGTATTCTGGGTAAAGTAATGAAAAACTAGGACATCAATGGCCCCAGAGTACAAGCCCCAGATCAGCCCTCGGGCTGGGCAGCCACCCTCTCCAGGccctcccagcacagcccagggggCCCTTGTCTTCTCTGCTGCCCAACACTCCAGCCCAGACACATTCAGCCCCAAGGCTCCAGGCCTCGGCATCCCCAGGAGCAAAAAGGAGAGGACAGTGTGCCCACCAGTGAAGTCGGTGATGCTGAAAAAGAGGCAGTGGGGCTTAGGGATGGGCTCAGGTCAGAGTCCTGTGACAGGAGGAatcttggggagggggagggacgcAGGCACCAAGCAGGGCCAGAGGATCagaagagggaagaaacagagaagggaAGTCTGCTCTGCACACTTCACCCCAAGACGGCTGACACCACTTCCTCTGGTGAAATCCCGTTCTGGGCCCCCCCAGACACCTCAGCAAACCCATActcctggggaggaggtgggcagagcctcctgcagggccagctctgtgggtcACCGAGGCCCCCAGGCCTCCGCCTCTCACCTGGCAGCAGTTGCAGGCTCCGAGTTGGCCATATTTAGTGATGATCCCACGGACTCTTTGCTGCTCTGTCCAAGGCAAGTCACAGATTATCCAGGGTGCTCACTGCTGGGGAGGGGAGCTCAGAGATACAGCTTTCTGTGGCCTAACCCCCAAACCAGATGCTGTCCACTCATAGCGAGGCTCAGAGCCTGCTGGGCAGCCAGGCCGAAGCGTCTCACTGGGGAGGAAGGCTCTCAGCGACTCCAcaggtctggactctgagtctcaTGGTCTGAAGCCAAGCTGCTCTGAGCTTCTACCTCCCCGCAGATGCATTGCCCATTCTGGGGCTCACTCTACAGCTGTGGGGCTGCCCTCACCTTGGCCTTTAAATCTGGGGAAAGATGTGGACTCTGAACAAGGAGGTACCAGCAGTGAGAGGAGTTAGCTGGGCCTTTGTTCTGCTGGGTTCTACAAGAGGGGGAAGAAGATCAAGCCAGACACCCAGGTGCTGGGGTTGAGGACTGCGACCCCCACCATCTTCTCCTCACCTGGGAGCCATATCTTGGGGCACAGCGGGGCAGGGACTGCACCTGCCTGAGAGCCTGCACTGGTCCTGGGTAGCCCCCTCCCCTAGGATGAGACGGGAACAGACGCTCAAGCACCAGAGGACAGCCAGCCGAGGTGCGGGAGGGCAGTGATGGACTAAGTGACAAACagcagagtcagaggcagagaggtagagggtgAGCCAGCAAGAGACAGCCCAGGTCATGCTGAGGAAGTGAGCTGGGCAGAGactgaggtgggaggagggcgTCCCAGCCAGCCACGGTCAgcaccaggcctctcagcagaaGATGGGGCTGGATGTCCTTAGACAGGGCTGTCTTGGCCCTGACCACAAGGGAGGCCCTTGTGCAAGACTGGAAAAGAAGAAGCCAGATGCATGAAGGAAGTGCTGGCTTCCCTaagtgggggtgtggggaggagccccctccccagccgccGCCTCGGTTCCCAGAGGAGCCTGTCCTCACTTCCCGGCGTGCTCTATACAACTCCCTGTCCCATACATCCTCCCAAAGGCCCTTCCgcagggcccctcccctgcctgtccTTAGCTGCTGCAGGAGTATCGGCCATGGCTGGGGCCCTACCGCACtccctgttgctgctgctgtcgCCACTGACAATGCTCCTTCAAGGTGGTAAGTGCCAGGGACTGCCCTGGAGGGCTCTGCCCTAACCAGAGGAGGGGGTCTGGGGGAGAAGATGGCCGGGCCTCTGGAGAGGGGCTGCCCAACCGACTGGGCAGGtccactccaacccttcctctcctgcctcccccagcctggaGAGGGGCACAGCAGGCAGGGGTCAGGCCTGCCATCTGTCTCATGACTGCCCAGGGAGAAGGAGccggcaggcctggggctggcctgtCTCCTACAGCCACTTCAGTGtttctcctctgctctgctcctctAGGGAACTCGGCTGGATCCACTGTATACCCTCCCTATGGAGTCTCCCAACCGGCACTTCTCTGGGCCCCCATTGGTGGCACTGTTGAAATCCCCTTCTCCTTCTGGTATCCCTGGAAGTTGGCCAAGAATCCCCACCCGACTATAACCTGGAGAAGAGGCTACTTCCACGGGGAGTTTATCTACAACCACACTCAGGCCTTCAGCCACAAGGATTATAGGAATCGGCTCTTTCTGAACTGGACACAGGGGCAGGAAAGCGGCTCCCTCAGGATCTCGAATCTGCAGCTCAGGGATGACTCCATGTACTTCTGCCGAGTGGGGCTGA harbors:
- the PILRA gene encoding paired immunoglobulin-like type 2 receptor alpha → MKEVLASLSGGVGRSPLPSRRLGSQRSLSSLPGVLYTTPCPIHPPKGPSAGPLPCLSLAAAGVSAMAGALPHSLLLLLSPLTMLLQGGNSAGSTVYPPYGVSQPALLWAPIGGTVEIPFSFWYPWKLAKNPHPTITWRRGYFHGEFIYNHTQAFSHKDYRNRLFLNWTQGQESGSLRISNLQLRDDSMYFCRVGLNTQTDGWQEWQALRGTSLIITPATKTTTRRPTNIASTAATTAGLRVTEGRGSPESQPLSLEAAVGLAVATTVLIIAILGLLVFLRWKKTKGRPATAKTPAREHLQHTEETYENTGNKGRLTEPTPDLKDDSITYASLAFSSPTSLGAPLHHPSYNSPQEETLYSVLNTK